One part of the Salmo salar chromosome ssa10, Ssal_v3.1, whole genome shotgun sequence genome encodes these proteins:
- the fam78bb gene encoding protein FAM78B — translation MGCIQSIACKSRIKRENIVVYDVSATIDHSPTIIEENSPIVLRYKTAYFKASARIVMPPIPRNETWVVGWIQACTQMEFYNTYNDIGMSSWELPELREGLVRAISDSDGVSYPWYGNTTETVTLAGPTSKPLRFTVSMNDNFYPSVTWAVPISDNNLPLLTRIKRDQSFTTWLVALNTATREKILLQTVKWRMRVDILVDPSMPLGSRATLTGQTHQDQPRVLTHMEPIPPNALGRPNANDAQVLMWRPRKGPPLVVIPPK, via the exons ATGGGCTGCATACAGAGCATCGCCTGTAAGTCGCGCATCAAACGCGAAAACATAGTGGTCTATGACGTTTCCGCCACTATCGATCACTCCCCAACAATCATTGAGGAGAACTCTCCTATAGTGTTGCGCTACAAGACGGCCTATTTCAAGGCCTCTGCGCGGATAGTGATGCCCCCTATTCCCCGTAATGAGACTTGGGTGGTGGGTTGGATCCAGGCATGCACACAGATGGAATTCTACAACACCTACAATGACATTGGCAT GTCTAGCTGGGAGCTACCAGAGCTGCGTGAGGGTCTTGTGAGGGCCATCAGTGACTCAGATGGGGTGAGCTACCCCTGGTACGGCAACACCACCGAGACGGTCACCCTGGCGGGGCCCACCTCAAAGCCCTTGCGCTTCACCGTTAGCATGAACGATAACTTCTACCCCAGTGTGACCTGGGCCGTGCCCATCAGCGACAACAACCTGCCCCTGCTCACCCGCATCAAGAGGGACCAGAGCTTCACCACCTGGCTGGTGGCCCTCAACACGGCCACGCGGGAGAAGATCCTTCTGCAGACGGTCAAGTGGCGCATGAGGGTGGACATCCTGGTGGACCCCTCCATGCCCCTTGGCTCCAGAGCCACCCTGACGGGCCAGACACACCAGGACCAGCCCCGCGTCCTAACCCACATGGAGCCCATCCCCCCCAACGCCCTGGGGAGGCCCAACGCCAACGATGCACAGGTGCTGATGTGGAGGCCCAGGAAGGGCCCACCCCTGGTGGTCATCCCTCCTAAGtag
- the foxe3 gene encoding forkhead box protein E3, translating to MVPAFFQLLFGKAISFQAYIKHIFFMNLENFSYFSGMCNMTAESQDSPAELASPLVMSPNVSLDSPLPPSPLMLQARIKDGVLIKSEPRVTSPNADREEGATLGQTEEHLPTGSRRRKRPVQRGKPPYSYIALIAMAIANSPERKLTLGGIYKFIMERFPFYRENSKKWQNSIRHNLTLNDCFVKIPREPGRPGKGNYWTLDPAAEDMFDNGSFLRRRKRFKRTDVRTYPGYMQSSSAFTPTPMGRPAYPNTMYPGIGSGYGSQLAGTPLPAMLHHYQTPAGVSQGQPRMFSIDNIISQQSVMQGGELNPLGLGGGDLDTMSASCSLTGTDPSNCFQTQTVNHSGNSLGRGGGGLSSNLAPGYPYSSSASPPHLPSMMQSSFSPGSSQVYCTGNRLSLPAVRSGSCAEHTEQLLGLSSTMNSYNNSYMRQANFASGLDRYM from the coding sequence ATGGTGCCTGCATTTTTTCAGCTGCTATTTGGAAAAGCTATTTCATTTCAAGCAtacataaaacatattttttttatgaatCTTGAAAATTTCTCTTACTTTTCGGGCATGTGTAACATGACGGCTGAGTCACAGGACTCACCAGCCGAGCTGGCCAGCCCGCTGGTCATGTCGCCTAACGTGAGTCTGGACTCCCCTTTACCGCCATCGCCTCTGATGCTGCAGGCCCGGATCAAAGATGGGGTTCTGATCAAGTCTGAGCCACGGGTAACAAGTCCGAACGCGGATCGAGAGGAGGGAGCTACTCTGGGCCAAACCGAGGAGCACCTGCCCACTGGGAGTAGACGTAGGAAGAGGCCCGTTCAGAGAGGGAAACCACCCTACAGTTACATCGCTCTCATAGCCATGGCCATCGCCAACTCCCCCGAGAGAAAACTCACACTTGGTGGTATTTATAAATTCATCATGGAACGTTTTCCCTTTTATCGAGAGAACTCCAAGAAGTGGCAAAACTCCATCCGCCACAACCTCACCCTCAACGACTGCTTTGTCAAGATTCCCCGGGAACCTGGAAGGCCTGGTAAGGGCAACTATTGGACTTTGGACCCCGCTGCTGAAGACATGTTCGACAACGGGAGTTTTCTGCGGAGGAGGAAAAGATTCAAGCGCACTGACGTAAGAACCTATCCTGGGTACATGCAGAGCTCTAGTGCGTTCACTCCGACCCCCATGGGCAGACCGGCATACCCCAACACCATGTACCCAGGAATAGGATCGGGTTACGGCTCGCAGCTGGCAGGGACCCCCCTCCCGGCGATGCTGCATCATTATCAAACCCCTGCCGGAGTCAGTCAAGGACAGCCAAGGATGTTCAGCATCGACAACATCATCAGCCAGCAGTCAGTGATGCAGGGAGGAGAGCTCAACCCGCTGGGGTTAGGCGGTGGAGACCTGGACACCATGTCAGCTAGCTGCTCCCTCACTGGCACTGACCCCTCCAACTGCTTCCAGACGCAGACTGTCAATCACTCAGGGAATTCACTGGGCAGAGGCGGTGGGGGACTGTCATCAAACCTGGCACCCGGGTATCCTTACTCTTCCTCGGCATCCCCACCCCACCTACCTTCCATGATGCAGTCCAGTTTCTCTCCAGGTAGCTCTCAGGTGTACTGCACGGGGAACCGTCTGTCTCTACCCGCCGTGCGCTCCGGGTCTTGCGCGGAACACACTGAGCAATTACTGGGTCTCTCCAGCACAATGAACTCTTACAACAACTCTTACATGAGACAAGCCAACTTTGCATCAGGATTAGATCGGtatatgtga